Proteins encoded by one window of Bos javanicus breed banteng chromosome 22, ARS-OSU_banteng_1.0, whole genome shotgun sequence:
- the PRR23E gene encoding LOW QUALITY PROTEIN: proline-rich protein 23E (The sequence of the model RefSeq protein was modified relative to this genomic sequence to represent the inferred CDS: deleted 2 bases in 2 codons), with protein sequence MKGALHGLAGRRQPQRVRFQGAAWAPSGVSPWKESSPETDAFVGPACPNCYLWGAQHVTDPACWPDWRAPWLEFPDPCSSTRVPFASHPWMGYPPPAASGPSIWAWGICSFDPLVGSQPSVPCFSRVFPYPVEPPPPFSSVLPAPATGAPGPCPDGVCGEPALGPLDPQGASLPCGAPTPILLVPSSSRWGHPRARCPARVAASAQLSPPDCSGETVQSCFPRDDDTRNPSLRGVSRFSIWAPKPPCSPELCPLPPSPCVHPQPEPHSPRPHCPPSRAHCRLC encoded by the exons ATGAAGGGCGCGCTCCATGGCCTTGCTGGACGGAGGCAGCCCCAGAGGGTCAG GTTCCAAGGAGCCGCCTGGGCACCCTCAGGAGTCAGCCCGTGGAAGGAGAGCTCCCCCGAGACGGACGCGT TCGTGGGCCCTGCCTGCCCCAACTGTTACCTCTGGGGAGCCCAGCATGTAACTGACCCCGCCTGCTGGCCTGACTGGAGGGCCCCCTGGCTGGAGTTCCCCGACCCTTGCAGTTCCACCAGGGTGCCCTTTGCCAGCCATCCTTGGATGGGGTAC CCCCCTCCGGCTGCCTCAGGGCCTTCCATCTGGGCCTGGGGCATCTGCAGTTTTGACCCCCTCGTGGGGAGCCAGCCCTCAGTCCCCTGTTTTTCCAGAGTGTTTCCTTACCCTGTggagcccccacccccattctcCTCAGTCCTTCCAGCTCCAGCTACGGGTGCCCCGGGCCCATGCCCAGACGGGGTGTGTGGGGAGCCAGCGCTCGGCCCCCTGGACCCCCAGGGTGCTTCCTTACCCTGTggagcccccacccccatacTCCTCGTTCCCTCCAGCTCTAGGTGGGGACACCCCCGAGCCCGGTGCCCAGCGCGGGTGGCAGCCTCCGCCCAGCTCAGCCCGCCTGACTGCAGTGGGGAGACCGTCCAGAGCTGCTTCCCACGTGACGATGACACTCGAAATCCTTCCCTCAG AGGGGTGTCCAGGTTCAGCATTTGGGCCCCCAAACCACCCTGCAGCCCAGaactctgccctctgcccccttccccctgTGTGCACCCTCAGCCGGAACCCCAcagcccccgcccccactgcCCACCCTCCCGGGCGCACTGCCGCCTCTGCTAG